A genomic window from Lotus japonicus ecotype B-129 chromosome 1, LjGifu_v1.2 includes:
- the LOC130733260 gene encoding soyasapogenol B glucuronide galactosyltransferase-like → MTSDVGEAEMLKAVFLPFPMTSHTINIVDTARLFAMHDVDVTIITTPGNAQIFQTSIDHHDSGHIRTHLVNFPQIPGLPKGFEILNSHTPPHLVPHIFKGLSLLQDPIQQLFATMKPDFIVSDMFFPWSANAAEESGIPHLIYLVGGYIAMSAHNSVEQFAPHTKVDSDSEPFLLPGLPHKLQMTRLQLPFHAREHNVLAHTMKAVHESIKKSYGSLVNSFSEIDGIYEEHYKTTTGTKSWGIGPASLWVSQDASDKDVRGCAIKEEREPGGWRSWLDSKTEDSVLYVCFGSMNKFSTSQLVEIAHALEEFGHDFIWVVGKFEEQSENEGENGFLKEFENRGYLIRGWAPQLLILEHPAIGGVVTHCGWNTTLESIIAGLPMATMPLFAEQFYNEKLLVDVLGIGVSVGVKKWKNWTEVGDEIVRREDIVKAIALLMGGGEEALEMRRRVRALSDAAKKTIQPGGSSHTKVKGLIDELKAFKLQKVYHKINGVA, encoded by the coding sequence ATGACCAGTGATGTTGGAGAAGCTGAAATGCTAAAGGCCGTTTTTCTTCCATTTCCAATGACAAGTCACACCATTAACATCGTTGACACGGCGAGGCTCTTTGCCATGCACGACGTGGATGTCACCATAATCACCACACCAGGCAACGCCCAAATTTTCCAAACCTCCATTGACCACCATGATTCAGGCCACATTCGAACTCATCTCGTTAACTTCCCACAAATCCCTGGTCTGCCAAAAGGGTTTGAAATCTTAAACTCTCACACTCCTCCACACTTAGTCCCTCATATCTTCAAGGGACTTTCACTCCTCCAAGACCCGATTCAACAACTCTTTGCTACCATGAAACCTGATTTCATCGTCTCTGACATGTTCTTCCCTTGGTCCGCCAATGCCGCAGAGGAATCGGGGATTCCGCATCTAATTTATCTCGTTGGAGGCTACATTGCCATGTCTGCACACAACTCTGTCGAACAATTTGCACCTCACACCAAGGTGGACTCTGATTCCGAGCCTTTTCTGCTTCCTGGGTTGCCCCACAAGCTGCAGATGACAAGATTGCAGTTGCCATTTCACGCTAGAGAACACAACGTTCTCGCTCATACAATGAAGGCTGTGCACGAATCAATAAAGAAGAGCTATGGTTCATTAGTAAATAGCTTCTCTGAGATTGATGGAATTTATGAGGAGCATTACAAGACAACCACAGGAACCAAGAGCTGGGGCATTGGACCAGCTTCTTTGTGGGTAAGCCAAGATGCTTCGGATAAAGATGTTAGAGGGTGTGCCATCAAAGAAGAACGAGAACCAGGAGGGTGGCGTAGTTGGCTTGATTCAAAAACAGAGGACTCTGTTCTTTATGTGTGTTTTGGGAGCATGAACAAGTTCAGCACTTCCCAGCTTGTTGAAATAGCTCATGCCCTTGAGGAATTTGGCCATGATTTCATCTGGGTTGTTGGGAAATTTGAAGAACAAAGTGAAAATGAGGGTGAAAACGGTTTCTTGAAGGAATTTGAGAACAGAGGATATCTAATAAGGGGTTGGGCGCCGCAGCTTTTGATACTGGAGCACCCTGCGATTGGAGGTGTGGTGACTCACTGTGGGTGGAACACTACTCTTGAAAGCATCATTGCAGGGTTGCCAATGGCAACGATGCCTCTTTTTGCAGAGCAGTTTTACAATGAGAAGTTGTTGGTGGATGTGCTGGGAATTGGGGTTTCTGTTGGAGTGAAGAAATGGAAAAACTGGACTGAGGTTGGGGATGAGATAGTGAGGAGGGAGGACATAGTGAAGGCAATTGCTTTGTTAATGGGTGGTGGAGAAGAGGCTTTGGAAATGAGGAGAAGAGTCAGAGCACTTAGTGATGCTGCAAAGAAAACTATCCAGCCTGGTGGTTCTTCCCATACCAAGGTCAAAGGGCTGATCGATGAGCTGAAGGCATTCAAATTGCAAAAGGTCTATCACAAAATAAATGGTGTGGCTTAG
- the LOC130733261 gene encoding protein JASON-like, which yields MKRSLRFLLRLLIQSFSAIMGCFFACFRIREVLPTISARSNSTDVLISRNRLTSLSSKERGDSARNGVGSQRDDIGLKDEAKFLKACGALPGTPVEIRKASEKLKVSPSCDKDSDSPKFHSWLPTTSVEKLQLDVQPFEPQTPIKLCQEWGNSEDTFEHTPRTNSCITNAHDTLDYMQGSWEGSLLTEKKAASVTPWPGTETERKNKSVRFECVSSDDGDVKKIKSPNNQSACKPSPYPTPLKLFDEMQTPGTVYPASLEKSRDCKHRVRSQFVYSNDNPSENVFLSKILEEKDLNTEQDSSELSDYVKQAQSATPTPEKGLKKFANENESVMEASLSSWLRPASVIMEDKLVGVVAAHGNEDEDSHISHPKWWDGNGIPNSTTKYKEDQKVMWHATPFEERLNKALVEGNVISQRKLVCGKPVAFEEIDESDTAL from the exons ATGAAGCGTAGCTTGAGGTTTCTGCTACGGCTCTTGATCCAATCCTTCTCTGCAATCATGGGCTGTTTCTTCGCTTGCTTCAGGATCAGAGAAGTTCTTCCCACAATCTCCGCTCGTTCCAATTCCACC GATGTTCTGATTTCGCGAAATCGATTGACATCTTTGTCGTCGAAAG AGAGGGGAGATTCGGCGCGGAATGGTGTGGGGTCTCAGCGAGATGACATAGGTCTCAAGGATGAG GCCAAGTTTCTTAAAGCTTGTGGCGCCTTACCAGGAACACCTGTTGAAATTCGTAAAGCATCTGAGAAACTAAAAGTGTCCCCCTCTTGTGATAAAGATTCTGACTCTCCGAAGTTTCATTCTTGGCTTCCTACCACATCTGTGGAGAAACTTCAGCTGGATGTCCAACCATTTGAGCCTCAAACTCCCATTAAACTTTGCCAAGAATGGGGAAATAGCGAGGATACTTTCGAGCACACACCAAGAACTAACAG TTGCATTACCAATGCACATGACACTCTTGATTATATGCAAGGAAGTTGGGAAGGCAGCCTTCTTACTGAAAAGAAGGCAGCTTCAGTTACTCCCTGGCCAGGCACAGAAACTGAGAGGAAGAATAAATCTGTGCGTTTTGAATGCGTATCTtcagatgatggtgatgtgaAGAAAATCAAGTCACCAAATAACCAAAGTGCATGTAAACCATCACCTTATCCTACCCCATTGAAGTTATTTGACGAGATGCAAACACCTGGAACCGTGTACCCAGCATCACTAGAAAAGTCTCGTGATTGTAAGCATCGAGTTCGGTCCCAGTTTGTCTATTCAAATGACAACCCAAGTGAGAATGTCTTCCTGTCCAAGATACTTGAAGAGAAAGATCTTAACACTGAACAAgattcaagtgagctgagtgaTTATGTAAAGCAAGCTCAAAGTGCAACCCCTACCCCAGAAAAAGGGTTGAAGAAATTTGCAAATGAAAATGAATCTGTGATGGAAGCTAGCTTATCTTCTTGGTTAAGGCCTGCATCAGTCATTATGGAAGATAAACTGGTTGGAGTGGTTGCTGCTCATGGTAATGAAGATGAGGATTCTCATATTTCTCATCCAAAGTGGTGGGATGGCAATGGCATACCAAATTCAACCACCAAGTACAAGGAG GACCAGAAAGTAATGTGGCATGCAACACCCTTTGAAGAGAGGTTGAATAAGGCATTGGTGGAGGGAAATGTTATCTCTCAAAG GAAACTTGTTTGTGGAAAGCCAGTGGCATTTGAGGAGATTGATGAAAGTGATACTGCAttataa